A region of Periplaneta americana isolate PAMFEO1 chromosome 16, P.americana_PAMFEO1_priV1, whole genome shotgun sequence DNA encodes the following proteins:
- the LOC138691476 gene encoding uncharacterized protein, with product MVVSGDKHYLSVEEIDYLMNMSGNESEGEDLRDLCEIDEIHELCENQGTDQAVKDADYVPSRGETSGSSDDDSSYNMRQDNEQPEQPADISSTRAASLPLAPNVPTNRGGRGRGRGRNCSQVTNNPVLGSVETTADGTQ from the exons ATGGTAGTCTCTGGAGACAAACATTATTTGTCAGTAGAAGAAATTGACTACTTGATGAATATGTCTGGTAACGAATCAGAAGGTGAAGATCTCCGTGATCTGTGTGAAATTGACGAAATCCACGAATTATGTGAAAATCAAGGTACAGACCAGGCTGTTAAGGACGCAGATTACGTTCCTAGCAGAGGTGAAACTAGTGGCTCTTCAGATGATGATTCATCGTATAATATGAGGCAAGATAACGAGCAACCAGAACAGCCAGCTGATATTTCATCTACAAGAG CTGCTTCATTACCACTGGCTCCTAATGTTCCAACTAACAGAGGTGGCCGTGGCAGAGGACGAGGACGAAATTGTTCTCAGGTAACAAACAATCCTGTCCTAGGAAGTGTTGAGACTACTGCTGATGGAACACAATGA